The following coding sequences are from one Neodiprion lecontei isolate iyNeoLeco1 chromosome 7, iyNeoLeco1.1, whole genome shotgun sequence window:
- the LOC107219471 gene encoding ubiquitin carboxyl-terminal hydrolase 34: MCDVCADFHDLLLSYEERASKEQDELVNLCIADVDTILQYVNQWVQRQCMCCYRDIKNFDRFSRLMQSVVLSTLQQLQAIQDEDKEEDRNKEGHADDDNDEKKKEKNKAVNTATAVGQADGSENSQSKRKHSWSQQDREKLLHLLSKIFLLNFPLYIAMKHGGVISPIAPIKDEGGYCEPHDPEVPAPLIRAVSVFCHQGGFNIMSACFDMENALPVGLAHSMVAVICNLKLWLNYGSVIQLFVPLRRRVMRYMCRLGDKELRTPAVRTMADFMWSAVKDPIDAVLPTFDRDGLDLAFKYFTSTTLTMRLAGVAQINAHITTFNELCNSETVAEVEQVGHALAAWLTENNIIAHIFGPNLHVEVIKQSHIVLSFLAMEGRISPSDMDTMWQAAQLKHCGRPVYDLLAPLVKHLAPTPVLHLYSLLGKLEPKDHNEQSLFLASALIKFIWTSGGSGYSGGLAMKNRGILVSSRGLGGSSSSDPSGMEGSSPDEEEEEPSPAPSDGPSPRKQARGDSSDCEGNFKTESLEAIPVVCGITDTEEGVELRKDSEVGLLRKSEEQQDSGFRTDEASELKEKPQSGSDAEADTEKSNTEEINVYEKMRKKLLRKRKKPLRCLDSGTGQSNLDDCDKKAKVSELLPDADGVKKNDCILKNTLDHPRSDPTNVDDTLDHVKQQAMAMEPNDQQVPTTAALLRRANKSKYLALVGHAHGIDRGPDSADTSHDEDDSDVAVAAVTAAEDTGAVMSELAGLVHSSGPPFLASTLDEMLSDEEGSYSSRISNKSEKNMADFDGEESGCEEELAQLAARHLTAIQMQAYHQDHQHPAMALRRSICRPPQLRTARQTIARLSSQFNLETVCKPGNTLLWDILQDDKIGSLGEGLALEAEKALCSLLCFNVDRLIPMKFIEGCLENLASNRSVVVSLRLLPKLLASFQQFDAMDAHTITTWADRERGMMRHFFNNLRTYATNGSKTNLYSHQTEVQVRLQFLSSIFSPLGSPDSFRLSLEQVDILWQCLSQDSMCSDELFSWLLSQAKSTEQHALGMDTLKHLCMRKLPSLPPETISMTGLSLFQQLCNLARLAAAHLDRPLRDVDTVGMDFLWRIALRAKSTDVSMAAIQYLNGYYMSRQLTQEAEFVSQCMMHLAAASADLETNEEASLRCIQRALLLLRTHLEAFRKRYAYHLRRWALEGRGAGSHVAMNTSEKGQQIRIFVQPAGIPDKTSFTLLSTDFVADLRAEVAKWWDDTQNSQDKASTALGNSSANGSSVLGSLLTDGPIRMITQGQELTIDFDEKTLQEMGFKDGQLVFISLGAGRGSGSGRSGKRDVDSPSLLPPPPRESLPTLLLLRPQYFEQLFTLMRTLSAMKTIVKGGQTIPHTKAQVLSRRVWDTLTLLPTSPTLLLGFQKLGEASFPELLDPASPQKLMYSLYIVESLSRRNTSNQPTSTSSVTITPVHEGGGDAEDNQEDKDKEISWAAAFVQHGGLRHLFDIFMSGCLERGDGSEWQQDCLASLLKQLCHLGVVKEERKRSKADKLLVPRLSDAMLAMMDVDTVMPRITSILHEASLPRDPNHYKTGLFGWAQVIHYTTALLVCWVHSDPAAQQSLFSSLEPFGKSWLRRLVLEDPEPAVRREVCTALYRLCLGSTGSDDGGTDTTSLIGPMLSTLLEHLVVAEAMRPFHHKPDLPLHLHSALDDGKEPYGPACRDYFWLVCRLVDSLPEEIIKENLEQSCVSTIDIEALAVRVIDSVLTREHLETRHNTVEDDGLVGLLNLACNIMIHNPPCKQGKLGQKLLHEVFDFLFALPNPRTKHVPKCKSQVSRSAAFDLLVELVKSAPGNYRILHEKLLAQHRPGPHSPYPWDYWPHEDGRSDCGYVGLTNLGATCYMASCMQHLYMMPQARISILGADCAEANKHQLTLRELQRMFAYLQESERKAYNPRSFCRVYTMDHAPLNTGEQKDMAEFFIDLVSKLEEMTMDLKNLVKTLFCGVISNNVVSLDCEHVSRTLEEFYTVRCQVADMRNLYESLDEVTVKDTLEGDNMYTCSQCGKKVRAEKRACFKKLPHILCFNTMRYTFNMVTMLKEKVNTHFSFPLRLDMSGYVEKKLMPQHYQEEKIASEKRKSESEGSSGVADDKEATEHHQYDLIGVTVHTGTADGGHYYSFIRDRTSPNKNKWFLFNDAEVKPFDPNQIAAECFGGEMTSKTYDSVTDKFMDFSFEKTNSAYMLFYEWCANPGDQHKDDEATVSSLMDTPHSLQSLQQINNLPPLELNKELEDWIWQDNMHFLQDKNIFEHTYFSFMWQICGYIPQTLLSMQPDITEMSAELSTSFFMETFIHAKEKPTMVQWVELLTKQFNGSVGACARFLERMAGDSWWPIQILVKCPNQMVRQMFQRLCIHVIQRLRATQAPLYLACDPEGDLSTVGTQSCVTRFVRMLLSLMEHAKQHLKHLTEYFSFLYEFSKMGEEETLFLIQVQAISTMVNFYLGHKTHEFVDTVSEEEEEEEVVAVPTDKLRPASLDKMITLIAALVERSRGADHRLTLSPADLNAVAGGKGFPFLYQQTRDVINLNQTRNLIQSLCRWNDRLAVHIVTMIFQAITKHTDVCQPFFKLLTFLTEGSGPSGLPCMTQLVLGRVWEAARVAPHGALEWLALAVARSKLAHAWVLQGLDTWLQHFLLEHSNQRVRSAAAFLLVSLVPSTHFRQGYRTAHRLGLGCNSARELQLSSEATLVLHQIYTALLRLLQPARHYIDIQTHGTMKLTAYFALLTYCVVSKTEKLMFGQYLNDLWTLFHPKLSEPSIPVHHNKQAVLLFWYHVCSDCPENVAMILHNPHITKNIAFNYILADHEDQDVVLFNRVMLPAYYGLLRLCCQQSRAFTRQLAAHQNIQWAFKNITPHPTQYSTAVDELFKLMQLLVARHQDQTEQEEAEIASFRRGTLSSYLQGLDGRSCWATLISAFRILIESDDDRLYVVYNGGLSMALEAFHMLHIMYHEATACHVAGDLAELIAIIVELIRCVRTARDGPDARNILANSKEWPDVLRKLATLLNTYNPPDMRTLAIDLLKELVMLVPGEAISILAPLLSHCHAALQESHAAVPPGPYLPRRSNPPGKMASRPARPMVQMAVPHSQLEASKGVDLEYDGALLEFYLPYHELIDVMCRLAINNDCMTDTLVNLSAMLGFEGVPLHLALFPRLWLDVHAATHIDRKHIAALLCSSYTVDYVDAVLLDERSSLGVPAIHAFLKTFFPKLASHVLTEQTCSLIDNLVSSLTAMVEAVDVQVAAHRLTGDLRALALVYSSGTRLKPPGGLQPALDTLLARTRAAKAKEAGQTELEAPSKKRKLSSSEEEEQDDKPTLLLVDDATTKEEKAGFVLNVDDKIQCGDKEDCPNVSRIDEEDKPGDSVKSKTVATNITTVSSTAVCGTTTTTTTTTTTASSCFSQIRCSLTNVSWLEMLEKTIVDLQMIVQLQIKNN; the protein is encoded by the exons ATGTGCGATGTGTGCGCCGACTTTCACGATCTTCTTCTCTCTT ACGAAGAACGGGCCTCCAAGGAGCAGGACGAGTTGGTCAACCTATGCATAGCTGATGTGGACACGATCCTGCAATATGTCAACCAGTGGGTGCAAAG GCAATGCATGTGCTGCTATCgggatattaaaaattttgaccgATTTTCAAGATTGATGCAAAGTGTTGTTCTTTCGACGCTTCAGCAACTTCAGGCTATTCAGGATGAGGACAAGGAGGAGGATCGCAATAAGGAGGGACATGCTGATGACGACAatgatgagaagaaaaaagaaaaaaataaagcagTGAACACGGCCACAGCTGTCGGTCAGGCCGATGGCTCAGAGAACTCGCAATCCAAGAGAAAACATTCCTGGTCACAGCAAGACAGGGAGAAATTGCTTCACCttctttctaaaatatttcttttgaaCTTTCCTCTCTATATCGCCATGAAACACGGTGGTGTGATCAGTCCTATCGCACCGATTAAG GATGAAGGAGGTTACTGCGAACCACACGATCCAGAAGTGCCGGCACCTCTGATCCGAGCTGTTTCAGTTTTTTGCCACCAAGGAGGCTTCAACATCATGTCCGCGTGTTTCGATATGGAAAACGCACTGCCGGTCGGCCTGGCGCACTCTATGGTCGCGGTTATTTGCAATCTCAAATTGTGGCTGAATTACGGGAGTGTTATTCAGCTGTTTGTGCCTTTGAGGAGACGAGTTATGAGGTATATGTGCCGCCTCGGGGACAAAGAGCTCCGAACTCCGGCCGTCAGGACTATGGCAG ATTTCATGTGGAGTGCGGTTAAAGACCCGATAGACGCGGTTCTTCCGACTTTTGACAGAGACGGACTGGATCTGGCATTCAAGTACTTTACCAGCACAACGCTGACCATGAGACTGGCCGGTGTGGCGCAGATAAACGCGCATATCACAACATTCAATGAACTTTGCAACAGTGAAACTGTTGCCGAAGTCGAGCAGGTGGGTCACGCTCTTGCCGCCTGGCTGACCGAGAACAACATAATCGCCCATATATTCGGTCCGAATTTGCACGTCGAAGTTATCAAGCAAAGTCACATTGTTCTGAGTTTCCTGGCAATGGAGGGAAGGATTTCACCTTCGGACATGGACACCATGTGGCAGGCAGCCCAGTTGAAGCACTGTGGCAGGCCCGTTTACGATCTGCTCGCGCCGCTAGTTAAGCACCTTGCGCCAACGCCTGTTCTTCATTTGTACTCGCTTCTCGGAAAATTGGAGCCAAAGGATCATAACGAGCAAAGCCTCTTCCTCGCCTCTGCTTTGATAAAGTTCATCTGGACCTCAGGAGGTTCGGGATACTCTGGCGGACTGGCCATGAAAAACAGAGGGATTCTCGTCAGCTCCAGAGGTCTCGgtggcagcagcagcagcgaccCCAGCGGCATGGAGGGATCCAGCCCCgacgaggaggaagaggagccCAGTCCTGCGCCGTCTGACGGACCTTCACCTCGCAAACAGGCCAGAGGAGACAGCAGCGATTGCGAAG GCAACTTCAAGACTGAGAGTTTGGAGGCGATTCCGGTCGTCTGTGGTATAACAGACACAGAGGAAGGCGTGGAATTGAGGAAGGACAGCGAAGTTGGACTTCTTAGAAAATCGGAAGAGCAACAAGATTCGGGTTTCAGGACAGACGAAGCTTCGGAACTTAAAGAGAAGCCGCAGAGTGGTTCCGATGCCGAGGCTGACACGGAGAAGTCAAATACCGAGGAGATAAacgtttatgaaaaaatgagaaagaagTTACtgagaaagaggaaaaagcCACTGAGATGTCTCGATTCAGGTACTGGCCAATCAAACTTGGACGATTGCGACAAGAAGGCGAAAGTTAGCGAGTTGCTTCCTGACGCCGATggagtgaagaaaaatgattgcatCCTGAAGAACACTCTGGACCATCCGAGATCGGATCCGACCAACGTTGACGACACCCTAGATCACGTCAAGCAGCAAGCAATGGCGATGGAGCCAAACGATCAGCAAGTCCCAACGACGGCCGCGCTGCTTAGAAGAGCCAACAAGAGCAAATACCTTGCCCTGGTCGGGCACGCTCACGGTATCGATAGAGGACCGGATTCCGCGGATACGTCTCATGACGAGGATGACAGCGACGTTGCGGTGGCAGCCGTCACGGCCGCCGAAGACACCGGTGCCGTCATGTCCGAGTTAGCGGGACTCGTACACTCGAGTGGGCCGCCGTTCCTTGCCTCGACCCTCGACGAAATGCTCTCAGACGAGGAGGGCTCTTACAGCAGCCGGATATCGAACAAGAGCGAGAAGAACATGGCCGATTTTGACGGGGAGGAGAGCGGCTGCGAGGAGGAACTCGCACAGCTGGCAGCGAGGCATTTAACTGCGATACAGATGCAGGCATATCACCAGGACCATCAACATCCGGCCATGGCGCTCAGAAGGTCCATCTGCCGGCCACCACAGCTCAGGACTGCTCGACAGACGATAGCTAGGCTCAGCTCGCAGTTCAATTTGGAGACCGTTTGTAAACCCGGAAACACTTTGCTGTGGGACATTCTACAGGATGACAAGATAGGCAGCTTGGGCGAGGGTCTGGCTCTGGAGGCTGAAAAAGCGCTATGCAGTTTGCTTTGCTTCAACGTAGACAGGCTCATACCGATGAAATTCATTGAGGGATGCTTAGAAAACTTGGCATCCAACAGATCGGTTGTCGTTTCTCTGAGGCTGCTGCCCAAGCTGCTGGCTAGTTTTCAACAGTTTGACGCGATGGACGCTCACACGATAACCACGTGGGCGGACAGGGAGCGAGGAATGATGAggcattttttcaacaaccTGAGAACGTACGCCACCAACGGGTCGAAGACTAATCTCTATTCTCATCAGACTGAGGTTCAAGTGAGGCTGCAATTTCTGTCGTCTATATTCTCGCCACTCGGTTCGCCAGACTCGTTCAGACTCAGTCTTGAACAGGTCGACATACTGTGGCAGTGTCTGTCTCAGGATTCCATGTGCTCGGACGAACTTTTCAGCTGGCTACTCAGCCAAGCTAAATCCACGGAACAGCACGCTCTCGGAATGGATACCCTTAAACATTTGTGCATGCGGAAGCTGCCCAGTCTTCCTCCTGAAACCATAAGCATGACTGGTCTCAGCTTGTTTCAACAGCTGTGCAACCTTGCCAGGCTGGCCGCTGCCCACTTGGACCGACCTTTGAGGGACGTTGATACCGTGGGAATGGATTTCCTGTGGAGAATAGCTCTGCGAGCCAAGAGCACCGACGTCAGTATGGCTGCCATACAGTATCTGAACGGTTATTACATGTCGCGGCAGCTTACTCAGGAGGCCGAGTTCGTTTCCCAATGCATGATGCATCTAGCTGCGGCCAGCGCTGATCTGGAAACAAACGAAGAGGCGAGTCTACGGTGTATACAGCGTGCGTTGCTCCTGCTCAGAACCCATTTGGAAGCCTTTAGAAAACGTTATGCTTACCATCTTCGAAGATGGGCTTTGGAAGGAAGAGGCGCGGGGAGCCACGTAGCGATGAATACCTCGGAAAAAGGACAACAGATAAGAATATTTGTTCAGCCAGCCGGTATACCCGACAAAACCAGCTTCACCTTGCTCAGTACTGATTTTGTCGCTGATCTCAGGGCTGAAGTGGCAAAGTGGTGGGATGACACCCAGAATTCTCAGGACAAAGCATCTACGGCTTTGGGCAACTCAAGCGCTAACGGCAGCTCTGTCCTTGGTTCGCTACTCACGGACGGGCCGATCAGGATGATAACTCAGGGCCAAGAGTTGACCATAGACTTTGACGAGAAGACCCTGCAAGAAATGGGTTTCAAGGATGGGCAGCTCGTTTTTATATCTCTGGGTGCAGGTCGAGGCAGCGGAAGTGGAAGGAGTGGCAAGCGAGACGTCGACTCACCGTCTTTGCTACCACCTCCACCGAGAGAATCGTTGCCCACTCTCCTTCTGCTTAGACCGCAATACTTCGAGCAACTTTTTACTTTAATGAGGACGTTGAGCGCCATGAAGACAATCGTCAAAGGGGGCCAAACCATACCGCACACAAAAGCACAGGTACTTTCCAGGCGAGTTTGGGATACCCTGACACTTTTGCCGACCAGCCCGACCCTTCTCCtcggatttcaaaaattaggGGAGGCTTCCTTCCCGGAATTACTTGATCCTGCCAGTCCTCAGAAGCTTATGTATTCCCTTTACATCGTCGAGTCGCTCAGCAGAAGGAATACGTCTAATCAACCAACCTCAACAAGCAGCGTAACTATCACGCCTGTTCACGAGGGCGGAGGTGACGCCGAGGACAACCAGGAGGATAAGGACAAGGAGATCTCATGGGCAGCAGCCTTCGTTCAACACGGTGGACTTCGACATCTCTTTGATATCTTTATGTCCGGCTGTTTGGAGCGAGGAGACGGTAGCGAATGGCAGCAGGACTGTCTTGCTAGCCTTTTAAAGCAGCTCTGCCACCTCGGAGTCGTCAAAGAAGAGCGGAAACGAAGTAAGGCCGACAAACTTCTCGTTCCTCGTCTCAGCGACGCTATGCTAGCAATGATGGATGTAGATACGGTAATGCCGAGGATAACTAGCATTCTTCACGAAGCCTCTCTCCCCAGGGATCCGAACCATTACAAAACTGGACTGTTTGGATGGGCCCAGGTCATTCATTACACGACGGCGCTACTCGTTTGCTGGGTACACAGCGATCCCGCTGCTCAACAGTCGCTTTTCTCGTCATTGGAACCTTTTGGCAAATCCTGGCTAAGGCGGCTTGTTCTAGAAGATCCTGAGCCTGCAGTTAGGAGAGAAGTATGCACCGCCTTGTATAGGCTGTGTCTGGGAAGCACAGGCTCCGATGACGGAGGAACAGACACTACCAGTCTGATCGGACCCATGCTTTCCACGTTATTGGAGCATCTAGTCGTTGCCGAGGCCATGAGGCCTTTCCATCATAAGCCTGATTTGCCTCTTCACTTACATTCAGCTCTTGACGACGGGAAGGAACCATATGGCCCAGCGTGCAGGGATTATTTCTGGCTGGTATGCAGACTGGTTGATTCTCTGCCCGAGGAAATTATAAAAGAGAATTTGGAACAGTCGTGCGTTTCGACAATAGACATAGAGGCCCTAGCCGTCAGAGTTATCGATTCTGTTTTGACCAGGGAGCATCTTGAAACTCGTCACAACACCGTCGAAGACGATGGACTTGTCGGTCTCCTGAACTTGGCCTGTAACATAATGATACACAATCCCCCTTGTAAGCAAGGTAAACTCGGACAAAAACTTCTGCACGAAGTTTTCGACTTTCTATTCGCACTGCCCAATCCGAGAACAAAACACGTGCCCAAATGCAAAAGCCAAGTCTCGAGATCAGCTGCTTTTGACTTGCTCGTTGAATTGGTTAAATCTGCACCCGGTAATTACAGGATACTTCACGAGAAGTTACTCGCTCAGCACAGACCAGGACCCCATTCTCCGTATCCTTGGGATTACTGGCCGCACGAAGACGGGAGATCGGACTGCGGCTATGTGGGATTGACAAACTTAGGTGCCACATGTTATATGGCCAGCTGCATGCAGCATCTTTACATGATGCCGCAAGCTCGCATTTCCATTCTGGGTGCCGACTGCGCGGAAGCTAACAAGCATCAGTTGACGCTCAGGGAGTTACAAAGAATGTTTGCATATCTTCAAGAATCTGAAAGAAAGGCTTACAATCCTCGCAGTTTTTGCAGAGTGTATACAATGGATCACGCACCTCTGAATACCGGCGAGCAGAAAGACATGgcagaattttttatagaCCTCGTCTCAAAGCTTGAGGAAATGACAATGGACTTGAAAAATCTTGTCAAGACTTTATTCTGCGGCGTTATTTCCAACAACGTCGTGTCGCTCGACTGCGAGCATGTCAGCAGAACGCTGGAAGAATTTTATACGGTCAGATGCCAAGTGGCCGATATGAGGAATCTATACGAAAGCCTCGATGAAGTTACGGTGAAAGATACGCTGGAGGGAGATAATATGTACACATGTTCACAGTGCGGAAAAAAAGTCAGGGCTGAGAAGAGGGCTTGCTTTAAGAAACTGCCCCACATTTTATGCTTTAACACAATGCGTTACACATTCAATATGGTCACAATGCTCAAGGAGAAGGTAAATACGCATTTCAGTTTTCCACTAAGACTGGACATGTCCGGATATGTCGAGAAGAAACTCATGCCCCAGCATTATCAGGAGGAGAAAATTGCCTCTGAAAAAAGGAAGTCTGAGAGCGAGGGGAGCTCGGGCGTTGCTGACGACAAAGAAGCCACAGAGCATCATCAATACGATTTGATCGGCGTTACCGTTCACACTGGCACAGCGGATGGAGGGCATTATTATAGTTTCATCAGAGATCGAACATCGCCGAATAAAAACAAGTGGTTTCTGTTCAATGACGCCGAAGTGAAGCCGTTTGACCCAAACCAGATCGCTGCCGAGTGTTTTGGTGGCGAAATGACCAGTAAAACGTACGACTCTGTCACCGACAAGTTTATGGACTTCAGTTTCGAGAAAACCAACTCCGCATACATGCTTTTCTATGAGTGGTGTGCCAATCCAGGTGATCAGCACAAAGACGACGAGGCCACAGTTTCTAGCCTGATGGACACGCCTCATTCTCTACAGTCACTGCAGCAGATCAACAATCTTCCACCTCTGGAGCTCAATAAAGAATTGGAAGATTGGATATGGCAAGACAACATGCACTTTCTGCAGgacaaaaacatttttgagCACACGTACTTCAGCTTTATGTGGCAGATATGTGGCTACATACCACAAACTCTACTGTCTATGCAACCCGACATCACCGAGATGTCGGCAGAGCTCTCAACTTCATTTTTCATGGAGACTTTCATTCACGCTAAGGAAAAACCGACTATGGTTCAGTGGGTTGAACTGCTCACAAAGCAGTTCAACGGTTCGGTAGGAGCTTGCGCCAGATTTTTGGAAAGAATGGCTGGGGATTCCTGGTGGCCGATTCAGATTCTTGTCAAATGCCCAAACCAGATGGTGCGCCAGATGTTTCAGCGACTCTGCATACATGTTATTCAACGATTGCGAGCCACTCAGGCTCCCCTCTACCTTGCTTGTGATCCCGAGGGCGATCTAAGCACCGTCGGCACCCAGTCCTGTGTCACAAGGTTTGTGAGGATGCTGCTTTCCCTCATGGAACATGCTAAGCAGCACTTGAAACACCTCACTGAGTATTTCAGCTTCTTGTACGAATTTAGCAAAATGGGAGAGGAAGAGACTTTGTTTTTAATTCAAGTACAAGCCATTTCAACCATGGTCAATTTCTATCTCGGTCATAAGACCCACGAGTTTGTAGACACTGTCagtgaggaggaggaggaagaggaggtcGTAGCCGTTCCCACTGACAAACTTAGGCCGGCATCTCTCGACAAAATGATCACACTCATCGCAGCTCTGGTGGAACGAAGCAGAGGAGCAGATCACAG gCTGACGCTGTCCCCCGCTGATCTGAATGCAGTTGCTGGCGGAAAAGGGTTTCCATTTTTGTACCAGCAAACGCGAGACGTCATAAACTTGAATCAGACACGGAACTTGATTCAATCCTTGTGTCGCTGGAACGACAGACTCGCCGTCCATATAGTTACGATGATATTCCAGGCTATAACCAAGCACACGGATGTTTGCCAGCCATTTTTCAAGCTGTTGACTTTTCTCACCGAAGGATCTGGCCCCAGTGGCTTACCCTGCATGACCCAGTTGGTTCTCGGACGAGTTTGGGAAGCTGCAAGAGTTGCCCCTCACGGAGCACTCGAGTGGCTGGCCCTTGCCGTTGCTAGAAGCAAATTGGCCCATGCCTGGGTCTTGCAGGGCCTCGATACCTGGCTGCAGCATTTCCTTCTGGAACATTCGAATCAGAGGGTCAGATCCGCAGCTGCATTTTTGCTCGTATCTCTGGTTCCCTCCACCCACTTCAGGCAAGGATACAGAACGGCGCATAGACTCGGCCTGGGATGTAATTCTGCAAGGGAATTGCAACTCTCGTCGGAAGCAACCCTGGTTCTTCACCAGATTTATACAGCGCTGTTGAGACTCTTACAACCAGCCAGACATTACATCGACATCCAAACACACGGAACGATGAAACTCACTGCCTATTTCGCATTACTTACTTACTGCGTTGTTTCTAAGACTGAAAAACTGATG TTTGGACAATACTTGAATGATTTGTGGACATTGTTTCATCCAAAATTATCGGAGCCAAGTATACCCGTACATCACAATAAACAAGCCGTATTATTATTCTGGTATCATGTATGTTCCGACTGTCCTGAGAATGTCGCAATGATACTGCACAATCCACACATCACAAAGAATATTGcatttaattatatatt AGCCGATCACGAAGACCAAgatgttgttttatttaatcGTGTTATGCTTCCTGCGTACTACGGTTTGCTCAGACTCTGTTGTCAACAGTCTCGTGCCTTTACGCGACAATTGGCAGCTCATCAAAATATCCAATGGGCGTTCAAGAACATTACTCCACACCCTACTCAATATTCTACT GCTGTCGATGAACTGTTCAAACTAATGCAGCTTTTGGTAGCTAGACATCAGGATCAAACGGAACAAGAAGAAGCCGAAATTGCTTCTTTTCGACGAGGCACCCTGTCCTCTTACCTGCAAGGCTTGGACGGGCGCTCGTGCTGGGCGACGCTCATCTCTGCGTTTAG AATCCTTATCGAATCCGACGATGATCGTCTGTACGTCGTCTACAATGGCGGGCTGAGTATGGCGCTGGAGGCATTTCATATGCTTCACATAATGTACCATGAAGCGACGGCTTGCCATGTAGCCGGAGACCTGGCAGAGTTGATAGCGATCATAGTCGAGTTGATACGCTGCGTCAGAACAGCTCGCGACGGTCCAGACGCAAGAAATATACTAGCAAACAGCAAGGAATGGCCGGACGTACTGAGAAAACTAGCCACTCTGCTTAACACATACAATCCGCCTGATATGAGAACACTGGCTATCGACCTTCTCAAAGAGTTGGTGATGCTCGTGCCCGGCGAAGCTATTTCCATCCTGGCCCCATTGCTCTCTCATTGTCACGCAGCCCTCCAGGAGTCCCACGCAGCTGTTCCTCCCGGCCCTTATCTACCCCGGCGATCCAATCCACCTGGAAAAATGGCCTCTAGACCCGCTCGACCCATGGTGCAGATGGCAGTTCCCCATTCTCAACTAGAAGCGTCCAAAGGCGTTGACCTCGAGTACGACGGTGCTCTGCTTGAGTTTTACTTACCGTATCACGAGCTGATCGATGTCATGTGCAGATTGGCTATAAACAATGACTGCATGACCGACACATTGGTTAATCTCAGTGCGATGCTTGGTTTCGAAG GGGTTCCTCTTCATCTGGCGCTGTTTCCACGATTATGGCTGGACGTGCACGCGGCAACGCATATTGATAGAAAGCACATAGCCGCGTTACTCTGTTCATCATACACGGTGGATTACGTGGACGCGGTGCTCCTTGACGAGAGATCGTCACTCGGTGTGCCGGCTATACACGCCTTCCTGAAgactttttttccaaaattagcCAGCCACGTTTTGACCGAGCAGACTTGTTCCCTGATCGACAATCTCGTCAGCTCGCTGACCGCGATGGTGGAGGCGGTGGACGTTCAAGTTGCTGCGCACAGATTAACCGGAGATCTGAGGGCTCTGGCTCTCGTTTACAGCAGTGGCACGAGGCTCAAACCTCCCGGCGGTCTTCAGCCAGCCTTGGACACGCTTCTAGCTAGGACGAGGGCGGCTAAGGCGAAAGAGGCCGGACAGACGGAGCTCGAAGCGCCGTCTAAGAAGCGGAAGTTGAGCTCGAGTGAGGAAGAGGAGCAGGATGACAAACCCACTCTTTTGTTGGTCGACGATGCGACgacgaaggaagaaaaagccGGCTTCGTTCTTAACGTGGATGATAAAATTCAGTGCGGTGACAAAGAAGATTGTCCTAACGTGTCGCGAATAGACGAAGAGGACAAGCCGGGTGATTCGGTTAAATCAAAGACTGTAGCAACTAATATTACGACCGTATCTTCCACCGCTGTTTGCGGCACGACGACAACAACTACGACAACCACGACAACCGCAAGCAGCTGTTTTAGTCAGATACGCTGTTCGCTGACCAATGTATCGTGGCTTGAAATGCTTGAGAAAACAATCGTTGACCTACAAATGATTGTGCAATTGCAAATTAAGAACAATTAA